The Bacteroidales bacterium genome includes the window GGAATTTAACACAGTATCTAAATAGAATAAACCCAACACTTTTTACAAAACAATCTTTTTATATCCTGTAAAATTATTACGTTGATAAAACTGCACTAATTAAAAATGTTGCTGCAAAAGCGATGATAGCATATAATTCAGGAAATACGGCAAGTACCATAGTTTTACCGAAAACATCATAACCGGCACCTATTCCTGCAATACCTTGTGCACAAACACCACCTTGCTTAATCCCTGACATAAGTCCTACAAATCCTAAAGCAATTCCTGCAGCAAGTACTGCAACTCCCTGATACATAGTTATTGTCATAACACCTTCAACTATTAATTTTGAAAGTTTATCATTTATAATAAAAAAACCTGCAAAACCATATAATCCCTGTGTGCCGGGTAAAGCACTCAGTAACATATAACTTCCGAAAGCTCCATCGTTTTTCTTTAATGCTCCTATTGTGGCATTGCCACCCGATGAAACACCTATTGCACTTC containing:
- a CDS encoding V-type ATP synthase subunit K, yielding MTTAVILAYIGLALMITLAGIGSAIGVSSGGNATIGALKKNDGAFGSYMLLSALPGTQGLYGFAGFFIINDKLSKLIVEGVMTITMYQGVAVLAAGIALGFVGLMSGIKQGGVCAQGIAGIGAGYDVFGKTMVLAVFPELYAIIAFAATFLISAVLST